The Argiope bruennichi chromosome X2, qqArgBrue1.1, whole genome shotgun sequence sequence TGCCCTAATATGAAGTGAAATATCACTAATGTATTGGATTTATTTgcttatacaaaaattaaattaagactaCAGTACAAGAACTTGGCTCTAGCAGTGGGAAATTTTTGACACTGCCTTTTGATGTATGTTGTGTTCATATTTTATAGCTTATTATTAAAATgccagaatttaaattaaaaaatttatatattaccgACATGATACTTTAACCTCCTTACTACaaaattaagcatatattttaaggaattaaattcaattttatgattgTAATTTATTCAGTAGTTAATTCTTATTCTAAATTACTAGTATATAAACTCTACCGTAAAGTAAGTTGGGCGTATACTCTTATCCAGTTtacaaactattaaaatttgttaataaaaatgactAGCGTCGCAATCGCAACATTTCTCCATATGGGTTGGGCGAATCCATTGCAAACCTTACTTTTCACTGGTAGGAACGTTTGAGCGAAAAGGACACCCGGATAAGTGTTGCCATTTATACGTTTAATTGTATCAGAACGCTTTTCCCGGTGTATAGGGAacgaatagtattttttttttccccgaaatGATGTGTCGATATATTAGCGTAAAACATTTTTCAGTAGCCTTTCTACTTGTTCAttggatatttaatacaaattccatttaatcatattttattaaatgattaatacaaaattcttttcatattttataagctttcctttgtatattatttcattacagGAATGCTGGAGAAAAATAAGTGTTAATCGTTCAGTACAAACGAAAAAGTTCagagtttttattttcatcaggTGGCTTTTACCTTTTTCTactgtttttctttattacttcTATTGCTGTTTTTAGAGAGTTCTGAATTTCCTAATATTAATGAATctcgaaattatttaaaataactttttgcagACGAATGTTTCCACTGATATATATTCAAAGCTGGTGATTTActgatcttgaaaaaaaaaatgaacagtcATTGTTTCGTATTTGTAAAATCACGTCCCTTGTCGCACTTTGTAACTACACCAACATGGCAACCATGTAATATCTCAGAACAGTTCTAAAACTGCCTCGCTAAGCacgcataaaaataaatgcatttttacagTCCGCTTTCTCTGTTCATTCACCAACGCAGCTCCGCACAGTAATGTCTTAGCCACTTGAGTGGTAAATCTGCTAGGGATACTAACTACCACCCATTAATACACAGGGAACCACAACCCACCATCCATCTAATGGGTCGCCACTACGTACGGTACAAACGTGGAGGTTTAGACTGTTTGTAAGAAAGAAAACAGGATGGTGACAACTTCTAACGGAGAGCTCCCCCGCCAGATATTGAGGGATGGAAGAAGGAAAATAAAGAGCAGCAAGATAATGTAGAGGAGAATCCGGAAGGCAGAACAGATCACTAGGGTACCTCGTGAAGCCAGTCACACCTTAAGATGTATGTTTGGGAACTTTAAAGTCTAAAATAACTACTTTGGCAgataaattctttcttattcaaaatgatttaaataaccggagaaaaaagtgcaaatcatGGTCAAATTTTTGCGAAAAACACTTCACAAATATTAAGgccattgttttatattttcagaaacatcaATAATTGCCACACACACTCGCCAAATGGACATTGTTAGGAAGACTGAAAATTTCACTGATCcacttaattttctaaaaatcagatGCTAAGGATAGTTTTACACTTCTAAATTCCACTACAACTGCTGTTAATCATTTATGAATCCCTAGACAGCAAAGTCCACCTCCTAGAGTTTGGtgcttagaattttaattacattaatattctgttttaagGTAACAAGTGAATTGTGGAGCAAACCTCATCATTATGAACCCTGCTCAGATGGTTAGGGCTTCACTTAACCTATAATTCATCTCTAAACTTCCATGCCAAAGCAACAGGAGGCAATTCGATCTTTCATGTCATATTTAACATGCCCAACATGCATGGCAAATCTTTGGTAGAACTTAGTTTCAAACTTGGAAACTTTAGTTCTGAAATTGAGACCTTATGAGCAGGCTACCAAGacttatgatttatttcaaagcaGTGATATCAAGTATAAAATTTGTacatatcaaagaaataaattgtttcaattgatatctgaatcattttattaaaaacacacacaaaatttataaaaggttAATATAATATACAGCAAGTAAGATTTTTCAGGGtaaatagagtaaaaaaatatcactcacatatatacattaaatatcaaattgataaaaaagaaaaattatttaaccatgaattatacaatatttcatttcatattcacAAATGATGATGATAAGCATATGTCAAGTACCAAACACCAAAATTGCTGCCTTGATATGgcacatttatatatatgttataaagagaatttataaatatctacacaattcatttgatttataagaTTTTCAAACTGCAGCCTTAAACAAGAGATCTAAGTATGAGAAATCTTGTTAACATATTCTATAATATCTATATGCCTGGTTTGATACACTGAAATTAATTTactacaaaaattcaaaaaatatatattttatattaagtacaCCGGGGATGAAATTCAATCCatgaaattttactgtaaaaatttattacaataattaaaataaaatgagtatctttattataattatattaaacacaCCGGGGGTGAAATTCAATCCATAAAGATTTCCAAGCAGACTGGAAACAAATTGACATAAACATGAGCATAAGTCAGGATTCCCactcaatattatatttaaaaacttttgctttccgaaaatgcatgaatttacacaaaataacaaaagCATTTGACTTTAAAGGTTGAtgcagaaaaacaaaaatcaatataatCGTTAAACAAGAAATATCTGAAAGGGAAGGGAAGGGAAGGGAAGGGAAAAAAACTTCCCGCTTTCACGCAGTTACTTTTTggagttttgaatttaaaaaaaaaaataatctacaataGAGCTGccaatactttttgaaattattatatgttcCTTAATAAGTGAGAACCCtgaaagattaaagaaaataatacaaatttggatatatacaaagaacaaaaatgttttcccaaaaccaaaataatttttaatatacatattttttcttcctattttaacattttcttcttctttttgtatTTCACAAGTATACCATCAATcatgatatttctaaataataactGACATAACactaaattctttttgtttacacacaaataaaaattcaaatacggaattgtaaatttctttaattatatagtgatgatttattaaatatagaaagaaaagaatcACATCAACTAAAGAAATGCATAAACACTAAATAAACCTTTTTGATTGTTTGCATACATATGGGAGAAAAgtgtacaaaaaaatattcaatactaCCAAAGCAATCATTACCACATGCAATCATGCATAAGTTTTTCAAGCAAGAGgtaaaaagtagaaaagaatCATTTTCAACAAGtaccaattaaaatttgttatgatcCCAGTATAACAGGCGAAATTTCTCCAAGCCTTCAAGAGAATTACTACCTTAACATTAAGGAAAATTTTTGGGACAGAAAAGCTGAGAAAAGAGCTGAAAAGCACGAACAATCTAATTTTCCacagcatattaattaaatatatttaaaatttaaatagattttgtcTTTTAACAGAAATGTCAAAACagcattttatattcaaacagtagTAAAATAACCGATTATAAGCCACTCATAATTTACATTTAGCTGATGAgattttaatgaactaaaatttcaaaattatctaacaTGAATTccacataaatgaaataaacattgggcattcataaaaatagaaaaaaattaactctaaTCAGATTCAACTTATTAAATAACCCCTGGTCCACTTCCCATGctgttataaaaactaaaaaaaactggTTAATTTAGATGTAGACATTAAGTGTTTGGAAATTAAAGGCAAAATGAATTCAGCaattgtttttaagaataaaaggtCAGACAATGAACTTTCAGCTTGATctataatgtaaattaattctGCAGAAATTGGCACCCTGAATCCATAATATGAGCTCGAAATGAGTTTTCTTTGCTTCTTTTCAtgaatagcaatttatttttcatcatactATGACAAAGCAAATCACATATAATCACCACTGCAATACTTCTACAAAAACACTTAACTCAACAAACTGGcttaaatttccaaattataaaaagaacTGTTAGAAAGATAAACATCTCAGTTCTGCTTATTACCTGATTGCAAAATAGCTTGAATAAGggccaatttaatttaaattaagcagAATTTATTACCATACTGAATAGTAATACAACACACTCTATTCCATGGATGGTTCTTATAAAAACGCTCTGCTTTCacaaagcaaaacatttttttaaaaattcaagacaaATCACcataatatcaaatttcaacatacagaataaaaaaataaaaaattaaaaagagaagttttacatatatataaaagtaataaaaaaaatcaatttaaaaattaatgaaaattttttttatctttgcatgATCTTACACATTGAGAATAACTCAAAGATTTGCTACATTAAATtctgggaaattaaaaaaaaaattaccatttattaaCGCATAAcattaatggaaaagaaaaaatttaatggataaCAAAAAACGGAGATTTTATCTATACAACGTCTGGGTGTGTGAATAACAAAATGGTCAGAGAATTTTATTCTACAAGTAATGCTACTTATGTTACaggttaatataaaatgtaattgataaactgaaattaatattagATGATGTAAAAGAAgaacgaaaaaatataatttattttcaaatcaacagTTTTTGTTACAATAATGGTAAAATCATGATTTTCCattataataatggaaaatatcAGGAAAACAATATGAGATTCAGAAAATTGTgatttaatgcatataaataaacaaacatcatATATACATCTAAGTATATACAAACAAGGAACATCAATACAACATAATAACACCCTCAGGATTCTTATTCATTGTAAGTTTTGGTTTCCTCTTTTCCCAAGGTTGCCGGACAGCAAGTGTAGTAATGATAATATTAACAGCAAACAGTATAAATGCAGACACAGCAAACCAAAAACTATAACCAAACCAAGCCTTGTCTCTTGAAGTCCATTGTTGGTCCAGTTCTTCTTTTGTCATGACATTATCATGAAGCTTCGTGTAATATTGAATAGCCCAACTAAGAACACTGCCAGCAGAAAAGAGAGCtataaagaaatacataatttacttaaatacaataaataagttaaaacaatgaagtctttttttaaaatccagcTGTTCTTTCACTTAGTTCTGAAGAAATGAAGTTGCAGGTAATTTCTTAACCTTTTCATTTTGTCTCAAAGGAAAAATCTGCAACCCTATCagcatacaaaattttttttgaccaAGTAAATTTAAAGTGGCAAGAAAAAGAAAACGtacaataaaacatttgtaaatgataatatataaagaaatatctttatttgaaaaattttcataagttAATTTCTACAAGTACTTTTACTTATGACACTGAAGAAATTGATCATGGCACACTaggtaaaatatttgatatccaaaattttaaaaaaaattatatgtggcATTGAagccaattatttaaaaaatcctggTTTAGATGAACAAATTAAACTTCCGCCCTATCCTTATCAATATTGTAccaatagtttataaaaatggtTGCTTAAAGGAGCAAGaagatgcaaaatttattttttaattatcattaaaagttattattagttttatttattttatttgaaatcatttcataatagtttgaaaataatctGAATGGCACATAAGAAAATTGCAAAATCCAGCCTTTTGATTGTAAGATTAATCTCTAATCTGTGGTGTACAAATGTTATCCGTGCAtcaaaaaaacacaatttttaactTGCCTGAAATTAAAGACATTAGTAAACgtaataatacaaaacaaaaatgacCGGAAATCCATGAAAATCTCAAATGCTCTGTGGATACATAGTTGAACCAATAGGACAATATATTTCCAGGATATAAAATCTCATCTAACTAAACTGTCAAGAAAGGAAAACAAGTAAGCGATGAATATTTATGTTTGGAAAccaattaagtttttttatatatataaataattttataattaaatatttatcataacaaatatataaagttCTAATCACTAGTTAGAACTTAATAATCTAAAACTATTtggattcattaatattttattaaatacaaacgTCTTTAATTGCTCATTAAtaacagcaaaaattaaaaacactacTCCGAATCTTTATTacataactaaaaaattaatttacatgctGTCATTTTCAAGTATACGTTATTTCTAATAAGAATAAAGTAATAGTTACAGATTTTTAAAGCCAATATATTTACTTACTATAACTGCTAAAATATCAGACTTATAAAAGGAAAAGTGCTAATGCTATGCATATTATATATCATGTGTAAGTAATGTacataattttgtacaaaataataaaaaatgcaatgcatgACAATatcaaatggaaatgaaaataccaatttattactttttggagTGATTGTATTGAGATATTTATCTCAGATTTGGATCAGTTTGAAACTCTAGTCTTCATAGAATGCTGTTGGCCGATATGAGGTTGTTGCACGATTGGGAAACAAGGATTCAGTTAGGAAGCTTCAGAGCATCCATGATACATCCCTCGATTTGACATTCTCAGATTTCCATCCATTTGTATCCAAAAAGAGGGCCATTTCCTCTTTGTGGATACAAAAGGAGGAAATGGAGAGGTCAAAAATTTTCCGTTGATGACAATCTCATATGGACCAACAGTAGTCTATGAAACCAGGATTTTTCAATTGATCCAACACATGGACAAATGCCTCAACATCAATGGCAGTTACgttaaaaagttaaattgtaACACTTTCATTTCTATTCCACACAGTcaagcattgcattttttttattactatgtaCGAAATTATGTCTGTTACTTATTGATACTCCAACATACTATTAGAAGTCCAAACACTTCAACATCAAGtgatttggggaaaaaaaattacaaattagaaaacttattaggaattttatgcaaaacagaataagaaaataagaaatgcaaaataatttttatatcatatttttccataacaagttttaaaatgttacctCCAATTCCATTCCAAAGATACAGGCCAGCTATTCCTGTAATAACTTCAACGGGTGTCACAACAGTATTAATGACAGCAAACACAGCACTAATTAATGCAAATAACATAGCAAGACCTAAACACATAATTGTCAACAGCCATAAACTGAAGGTAAAAAGTTGAGGGTTTTTCACCATTTCTTGTTGAACtggagaaagagagagaaaaagccacatttagttcatttcattttaaatcatcaaatagtattttttttaaaaaaacaactaataataaattaaaaataaatttataagatactTTTTACTGAAAATCGCCATACTTCAGAatacagtatatatatttttaaatgagctaCAGACGATGAAAATTCAAATTGACATAAGTGCAAAAGCTAATCTAAATAATCCTGCAATCGAACCtaatatatatttacagtaaTTTATGTATTTGGTATGAAATTTATGATTGCTTGATTAGTATTTTATGtactaaaaataagttaaatatttgaatatagaaatattatttatatttctacatttaaaatataaattgcttaattTCAGGGCAATTTTGCTCAGAGTCACATAGAAGTACACATCACACCATTTCCCTTCAAATTCTATGTACATTCAACTTGAATTTCCAGGCtaaaagtaaaactattttagtgtaaaaataaattaacaattacaaactaaaacaattcactaaatgctattaaatatatacttataagacattgtatattatatatatatgaacaatgCTGTTTAAGTaatcttttcaattattcttaTAACACCAACCTTGATATACGGTAAAACTTCTCTAAGCATCCATCCTTCTCAGTGACCATGATTGTTTGATACTGAATTTTTGAcctttaatacatatttataaaatagcttcTAGGTATGACTATTCAAACACAGTAAAGGTAGGTATGGTTGGAACTCAACTTTGATGAAATCCATATATCTCGCTTCcctaactgtttttttttttttttttttgattaagagGAAGGGGAACAAAGATATGTACTTTCAAAACAgcaataataatggaataaaaattaatcattcctACTCAAAGTGAAGAAAAAAGCGAGTTTTGCTGTTTTGCTTCCTGCCAGGAAGTAGATTTTAAGTGACTGTTTCCAAACACAGAACAAGAAGCCATTTTCACCATAAgcatggtctttttttttttttttttttttttaaatctccgaTTCATGTGTACGTTCATGTGTAATTTTCTGAAGCTAGACCAGCATATGTAAGTTCtatgtcaaaataataaaaaatggccAAAAAAGATAGCCAAATCTGTCAATTGCAggagaaacagaaataaaaccaaattattaTAAGCTCAGTAGTCATTAGGAAAACTAGATATCATCACCCAATCCTCTATAACTACTAACAAATCAACTATGGATTtgctttttcagttaaaaaaattgaattggaaaGCTACcttagaaaataactaaaatttccaCGCAAgtacaaatttatctttatgatttaaataaataaataaaaaaaaaatcattctttcaaaAACAGTAAATTAGGCCAAGcttaaataactattttgattTCCTAAAGTGAAAATCTTTTGAAGCAGCCAATTGTTTGGAATGGAAGATGGCTTTTGTAGAGAGATTTCACTGTGTACTACAgtgtttagaaaaaaatgcagGACTGGAAGGTTGACATCAGGTAAATATAAAGCAGTGAATAGTTTTTAAGACAactgaatcaaaataatattattaatgccATAAACAACTAagttcattcagaaaaaaatatgttaagcaTATGCAGCTGAAAaggattaaaattcaataaaaaagaaatcagaattgTATGCATAATACAGACATTAAAATCTTCATGAACCATCTTCAGGTTTTATTACAGCaaaagggtcaatcacaaattttGAACACTTCAGAacactaattaatattaaataaaatataaaaaaagatttcagataacacagaaaccaaatatatattatttttcataataccagaaaatataaacaatcttcaattaatgaaatttagtaaatgaaactaaaaggaatggaaaaaattgtaattacagcaagatgaaagaaaagattttaaaaatgttttatgaatgttaaattttattattacagtcAAGTTAGCTTTTGCACAAGTATAATGGGAAGTTACGCAACCCTATCAAGATTATATGACTGTTAATACTATCATTAAGTAAATATGGAACAGTAGCTCACTGACATGATTGACAGTAACATCTTGATAAaggcaaatattttcattatactcAGTAAACATCTTAAAGTAAATTTCACTATATTCAAATCGGTTATAACTCTGCAGCACATAAgagtatgaaaatttataaagtaataaaatatatcatttttgagaATTCACTTGCATCTTAATTTAAAAGCCATAAGAATTCTCATTCAAAAacagaacaaatgaaaaataacgtaatttgatatctttaaagTGTTACATTCTATTCATAAGAAATAAGTTGGTGAAGTTCAATATACAAGATCTTTAAGACAAATCGCAAAATCATTGATGAATGAAGGTTGCAAAGAAAGACAAGCTACAAGAACCAtcataaaatgtacaaaatattttttcaatttgtctTTCAGCATTAATGCAAATCTTCCACATTAAGGTTAAGaacatcaaaatttgaacaatatagaTCAAAACAGCAgacgaattttataattaaagaaaagaaagcaaaaatcttTACTAGTGCAAATATGCAGGAAATTAATCAACAAGTTTTTGCACAAATCTGagctattcaatttatttcaagaaatattctgTACATAAGAATCCAGGAAATTTGACAATCTGCTGGAATTCAATAAGTCTTAATTCACAACATTCAACGATCTTCCCACCATATGCGCAATATGGAAACCGTCAGTAGTTTACAATAATGTGTGGAAGAAATTGtatgaacaaatttaaataatcaagacTTTATAACCTACATACATATAAAACTGGAAATATATTTGAACTCTATACAATTCCACATCTCTTGatagattcaaatgaaatttaacatgcaTGTTTCTTAGTACCTAGAAGGAAGAATTGGGCTATTGATAAGTTTCTAAGCCCCTCAAAGGCAGGGGAAGGATgcaggtaaaaatattttaggtttttCCTCCATAACTTTTGAGCAAATTACCACAAAATTTGTTTACAccattttgaatgtaaaaaatgtttatttcataattatatcaatttcattactATACAATTTTTCTACGATTTTCAAAAccaattcaaacaatttttatcaatttgatttttttttgtatgactaTAAACTTTGTTATTTACATGAGTTTTTCATCTTTCTTATATACTTATAGAACAGGCGAAATCACGGTTACAGTGGCAAGTCCAATATAAACAATATCGCTTTCCATCAACTTTCTGTTTTTTGTTTGGGTAGCAATTTTTGGAATATCggataatattaaaatgtcttCCTAAAACAGAtcaattaactatttaataacttatatttttcaactaaaaatcttttttgttttgataattttcctGTAATCCAATTTCCATTTAGAGTAGTCATTTGCAAgggaaaaatataaatcttgaggttaaatattcaattaaagttGGCTTCTTTGTTCTAATGAAAACATTCTTCATTTGCAGAAAACTGTTCTACATTCAGTCTTCTGAAtaccatttcaaatatttcaacaaatgaaaATGTTACGAAAAAGTGCAATATTCATCGGAAATGGAGTATCAGCACCATTCACtcaaatgttttaagaaaaaatataataagaggTATTTAGACACAGAAACAAGGGCATGTTGaaagacattaatttttaaagaaaccaacttaataatttctattattgataaatgaagaattataaatatcacATAATTAGGTTAGCTTAAACAggcatttcttttatatgaatgctacttattcataaaaaaataaaagtatattctaaaaaattacaaaaaatattttggtattttcaaaattcaagttTTCTAACCAAGATGGCAACATGTtacaaataaaaggaataaaatctataaattatagaaaataacattCCATGTATAAGGGTAATGATTAAACTGTTTTAAGCAGAACTCTTATATATTGCTTTTACTATAGCTTTTTATTAATATGTGCAACATGCTAAAATTCAATTTAAGGTAAAATCTCCAGTTCAGTATAGTTTAGTTTAACATAGTTTTGAAGCTACAATAGAGATTTTGAGATGGATTTCATGATTTTCAACCATGAGCAGATAACAAAAATGGACGTGAGCAAACATCCTTTACTCTAAACCATACATGCAGATATCACTGGATAATAGATTAATATGTAATAAGACAGCGAAAATCATGTATCTTCAGTGAAATAAAGTTATGAATCAGCAACCCTCAATTTCAAGGCTAAAATTCTGCCACCTGGTCAAGATAATATGAAAGACAATTACAgtagaattttgttaatttgaatgtttttaattccaattcatcattaatatagattttaattaatctcttgaatttcctattaataaaatgttaaaatatggaaatttaaatcccttcttatttaaaataaaaattgtttatatttctgaattgttCATATGTCTGTGCCTTTATAAACATAAGTAAATAATCTTTTAAGGCTCATAATTAATTTGAAGCCTTTACACCtgtataatatattcaataaaaaatttctcttttatgaaAGCTCAGAACATGTTAATTGTATTATTCATATTGAAGTCTTGGTGTGCAAATTTTAGTCTTATGATAGAAATATTTGAAGCACTATATACTATTCCTTTATTAAAATCGCTAACTGTTTATTAAATAGGAATCACTAACTATTAATCTTTACTGCAGTATTCAGTTTCTTTTACTTTACCCATTTTTAGAATCCCCTTTtcttatacagaatttttttaaaaatacaaatccaATTTATATTGTAGTATAATGAACTACGGATCAACTACGCTTTACTGTATATGCAAAGTTGAATATATAAAGTAATACTTTTATCAGAAGTCAGTGCTTAGTGGTAAATGATAGGTTTATCGGAAAGTGCAGTACTAATGAGCTTATAAAACAGCTGCTCAGCAGTATTTTATGCTTAATTCCAGTCATACATAatcaaatagtattttatataatatgcacTAGGATCAAatttataactaagaaaataatgGTGAGGTCAcagtaattaattttgtaatgttaaagttttaaaatacttagaAACAGTAGGCAGAGATTTTGAAACAAAGTGAATTAGACTGCCGTTTAGTTtagtaaatattcaaataattattactcttaaaatataaattattaactttaaaatattaaacaatctgCGACATACCattaacacaaattttaaaatgtaaaatgttctgttaaaactatgaataaaaacttttatataattgaaattcaataactAATGAGAAATACTCAGGCACATAGTAAAGATAGAATGAGAGGTGCAACACCACCATCATGCTGATATTTCCAGAGTCAAGATGTTGGCCATCAGATAATAAAACTGAAGAGATAATCATATTTCATTCTCC is a genomic window containing:
- the LOC129960617 gene encoding clarin-2-like — encoded protein: MRTDLTKRVLTFCTFFICCGCLALLSAAFATQRWIVARPMKTGLPASISNATAGDSTKFRGELYFGLFEGSKTLNYGFGDRKSHIWIQQEMVKNPQLFTFSLWLLTIMCLGLAMLFALISAVFAVINTVVTPVEVITGIAGLYLWNGIGALFSAGSVLSWAIQYYTKLHDNVMTKEELDQQWTSRDKAWFGYSFWFAVSAFILFAVNIIITTLAVRQPWEKRKPKLTMNKNPEGVIMLY